Below is a genomic region from Kwoniella pini CBS 10737 chromosome 7, complete sequence.
cataaattattttacaCCAAATATACCAGAAgcaattaaattatcaggtttcaaaaaaaaacaaaaggaaaatgaaaatgaaaatgaggTTGGGGAATCCAATTTAACACTtaatgaaatgattgaattagcaaaagaaacaaattcaaaaactGGtacatttatcattttacTTAAAGGTGGACATTCAAGTATTTCACGTAAAGAAGTTTTAACTTATAAAGGAAAAATTCCAATAATTTgggaagaaggtggtgatgttaatgatgatgaatcagatACAATTGAAGTTTTATCTTTATATAAAAAATATACAAAAAtacctgaaaatcaaaaaggatTAGTAGTTGATATTTTAGTTAATAAAGGAGAAATTAAAGCTTTATTTGTAGgaaaaaaagttgaaagtaATAATACTCATGGAACGGGTTGTACTTTAAGTACGGCTATTGCTTGTTCGTATGCTACTGAATCAAAAGAtggtcaaggtgagtttttcTTATAATCTCGGTCCACTGAGTTGCGATATCACTCTGAACTTTGATGCTGTATTagatgatttggatttcAGGATATTCAAACGAGCTATATCATATACACAATCAGCTAttgcttcttcatttcctttCGGTCAAGGTCATGGGCCATTAAATCATGCTCATTTAAGTACTAGACGGGCTTTACCACCGTAAGTATTGATTACTTACCCTAATAAATTATACTATACTGAAAAGATCTGTCAGGCCTACTAAACATAATCCCCATCCGTTCTTATCTCATCTGATCCAATCGAATCTTCCCTTGTGGAACTCATACGTAAGTGCTGTACTGCATGTCAACGACAGCGACATCTACTCATTAGAAAATTTGCGCTTACAATTCGCAATCACTTAGGTCAAACATCCCTTCGTTGTGCAGTTAGGTAATGGTACTCTTCCAAGAGAATGCTTCGAACATTATATAAAAcaagattatcattatctcAAGCATTGTTAGTTTCACCTCattaaatgaataataATTGCTATACATGTAAGCTGATAGCATGGAATATACATTAGACGCCCGAGCTCATGCTTTAGGAGCATATAAAgcaaattcatttatagATATTAAAGCATTTACAGATATAGCAGGACATATAGCAAGAGAATCGCAAATGCATGTTACGGTAGGttttttagaaaaaaataaaatcaaacaatcaaaattaatgTGTGTAATTTAAGCtaattaattttcttttttttaaaaaaaaaaaaaaatagtATTGTGAATCATTCggaatttcattaaaagaACTTGAAAATACACCAGAATCTTCACCATGTTCAGCATATGCAAGATatgtaattgatattggaactcaaggtgatttattagatttatATATGTCAGTAGCAAGTTGTTTAATAGGATATGGTGAAGTTGGATTATGGTTAAAATCTCAAATAAATTTAGGAAAAGCTAAATTACAAGGTAATTTATATAAAAGATGGATTGAAGATTATAGTGGTGaagattttttaaaagctgttgaaaaaggtattgGTAAGTGGAATCTATAatatttttgtttttttttgtttttcaaaaaagaaagaatcttgaaatatattgattttgatttttggaatttttgATAGAAAATCTTGAAAGACGTATAGCTGAAGATCCACCTAATGAATTACGTTTAGCTAGATTAACTTCAATTTGGCATGAATGTGTAAGGTTAGAAAGTGCTTTTTGGGATATGGGtttaaatttgatcaaatagaTTGATTGTCAGATTAGAAAAAGTAGATTTCATAAAGATGTATGATGACGGAGAGTGTTCGAATGACGATTGGAAAGAAGTTAAGGACGTCATACATGATCATATATACAATGAAACCGAACAAATACATGCATCGCAATAAGACCATTTTGGAAGCGTGAGATGAAGCGAGCATTGACAAGACTGATATGATTAATTTGTTAAATAATTCTGCATATATTCTTTTTTGGATTTTGTATACAACTAATTTACTCTTCAACCCCTTCAATAGTAATGAAATCTTTTcacaatcatcaacatcaacttAATTAAGCTTTCacttttttagcttcttctccttgattttcttcaacttcttcttctgctttacGTTTAGGACCTACAGCAGTATCTTTTGTACCTTTAACAGGTTGTTCGGATTCAggaatttcttctcctgcaggagtattttcttcatcttcttcttcttcttcttcttcttcatcatcatcatcatcatcatcgtcatcatgTTCAGcctgaaaatgaatttttgaatttagtattaattcaaataatgagATTAAAGTATTCAAAATCgaagaatgatattttcaatttcaatttataagatgaagatgaattttcaaagtcgagtgatttattaatttcCAACTCTACCATCAATTAATCACTTACATTATAAAAATCTTGTAATACTTTTTTGTGATCCACATTAtctccattttcttcttcatcatcatattcttcttcatcttcatcttcatcttcttcaaaatcttcaccttcttcttcatcatctaaatcatattcttcttcatcatcttcttcttcttcttcattatttccTATAACTAAATTACCATCTTCTGGAGCATCTACTTTTTCctatataatataataatgatattaacatttatcaataatatTTAGATACTTTgtatcaattcaattaagATGGAGCTTAGCTTACATCGTACTCCTCATCTGGATTTCGATCTTCAACTGCTACGGCTAAAGGtattttttattaattagTTAAAAGATGTTCAAAGGATTATTTATAGTAATGAATTCACACACGTTTTTGAGCATCTTCTGTAGACATGATGATTATATTGAGATGATTAGGTTATGTTATTTAGAATTGAAATGGGTTTAAGACGGTCAATCAGTTTATGAAAACGGACAATGATTTCCTCTTTGTTGTTTATTTTATGTTATGTGCATATACATATGGTAACATATGGTATGGTATGGTTATAGTATGGGATGAGATGATCTGTAGGAAGGTGGGTGATTAGGTACGAGTATAACCGTAAGAAGCAATTAGGGAATGAAGAGGTGACGTACTAAGATTTTAAGGTACGGTACAAATAGAATCAATCGTGgaaaagtggaggtaaaccattaatcaaatcagaAGTTTGTCTTTAACAACTTTCCCGTATAAGACCAATTATAATATAATAGATATATAGATTGGTAGAAAAATAATTATCATGCCTAGGAAAAGAGTAATTACACCAGAACCTGTTAGAGGGTATAAAGAAGTTACTGAAAATGATTCGGAAGCTTGGCCTTTACTTGTAgcttttgatcttgagtgagttttacttttttttccatctGTAGAAGTGATTTAGTATTTGATATgttattgattgaattagCTATACCCTATGGGACTTATGGATAGATGTATGTATATAGAATCTCTGtgaatc
It encodes:
- a CDS encoding phosphomethylpyrimidine kinase, whose product is MASTLSLEPKKRPHILTIAGSDSSGGAGIQADLKTIEAFGCYGSSVLTGLTAQNTKGVQAVHEIPTDFVIQQLKSVITDESPTCIKLGMLTNASIIRAMALELKNLNTINILDPVMISTSGHTLLPEDAIEALKELYPFINYFTPNIPEAIKLSGFKKKQKENENENEVGESNLTLNEMIELAKETNSKTGTFIILLKGGHSSISRKEVLTYKGKIPIIWEEGGDVNDDESDTIEVLSLYKKYTKIPENQKGLVVDILVNKGEIKALFVGKKVESNNTHGTGCTLSTAIACSYATESKDGQDDLDFRIFKRAISYTQSAIASSFPFGQGHGPLNHAHLSTRRALPPPTKHNPHPFLSHLIQSNLPLWNSYVKHPFVVQLGNGTLPRECFEHYIKQDYHYLKHYARAHALGAYKANSFIDIKAFTDIAGHIARESQMHVTYCESFGISLKELENTPESSPCSAYARYVIDIGTQGDLLDLYMSVASCLIGYGEVGLWLKSQINLGKAKLQGNLYKRWIEDYSGEDFLKAVEKGIENLERRIAEDPPNELRLARLTSIWHECVRLESAFWDMGLNLIK